The Stutzerimonas stutzeri DNA window CCGGCGTCAGGCCCATCGCGCCGTAGACCTGGATCGCGCGGTCGACCACGCTGGTGTGCATGCGCGGCACCAGCGCCTTGATCATCGAGATTTCCTTGCGCGCGGCCTTGGCGCCGACCTCGTCGATCATCCAGGCGGTCTTGAGTACCAGCAGCCGCGCCTGCTCGATCTCGATGCGCGACTCGGCGATCCAGTCGGCGACATTGGAATACTGCTGCAGGTACTTGCCGAACGCCTTGCGCTCCTGGCAGCGCTCGACCATCAGCTCCAGGGCCAGCTCGGCCATGCCGATCGAGCGCATGCAGTGGTGGATGCGCCCAGGCCCTAGACGCGCCTGGGCCATCATGAAGCCGTCGCCTTCCCTGCCGAGCAGGTTGCTCGCCGGCACGCGCACGTTCTTCAGCAGCAGTTCGCTGTGGCCTTCCGGGGCGATGTGGTTCATCACCGGAATGTTGCGCACCAGCTCGACACCGGGCGTGTCGAACGGCACCAGGATCATGCTCTGCTGCTGATGGGTCTCGGCGTCCGGGTCGGTCTTGCCCATGACGATCAACAGCTTGCAGTTGGGATGCGAGGCGTTGGTGATGAACCACTTGCGGCCGTTGATCACGTAGTCGTCGCCGTCGCGGCGAATCAGCGTCTGGATGTTGGTCGCATCGGAGGACGGCACGTCCGGCTCGGTCATGGCGAAGGCCGAGCGGATTTCACCTTCCAATAGCGGCTTGAGCCAGCGCTCGCGCTGCTCGGGCGTGGCGAACATGTGCAGCAGCTCCATGTTGCCGGTATCCGGCGCGTTGCAGTTGAACACCTCGGAGGCCCAGTGCACGCGCCCCATGATCTCCGCCAGCGGCGCGTATTCAAGGTTGCTCAGCCCGGTACCCGGCTCGTCTTCGCCAAGCGATGGCAGGAACAGGTTCCACAGTCCCTCCTCCCGCGCCAGCGCCTTCAGGTCCTCCATGAACGACACGGGGTACTGGCCGGCAGCGACTTCCGCGTGCCAGGCGCCGATGCGCGGCACGATGTGGTCGTCCATGAAGGCCTGCAGCTGCTGCCGCAGGGCCTCCACACGCGGGCTGTAGGCGAAGTTCATGGCAGACCTCTGCTGACTGGAATGGATGCAGCCACCTTAGTCGCCGATACGGCGAACGCAACGAGACTGCAGCCACTGAATCGGCCCCGATAAGCACCACGAAAAGCGCCGGCAAACTTGACCGGAATCATCACCCCGCGCGGCGGACCTGCTAAGGCGCCGGACGGATGAAGGCGGCGGCGACTACCAGTGCAGGTAGAACATGCCCTTGGCCAGCAGCACGATGCCGATCATCTGCAGGAAGATGGCCCAGTGCAGCGTCCGGTAGCGTGCCGGCGTCATCCGCCCCTTGCGCAGCAGCACGGCCACCAGGCCGAAAGTGAGGAACACGCCGACCGCCAGCACGATCTTCAGCGTCAGTTGTGTGGCGAAGCTGCTGGCGAACGGATTGGCCAGCGCCTGGCGGTGATACCAGGCCAGGCCGATACCGGCGCCGTAGACGAACAGTACCACCCAGTGCAGCACCACCCGCGAGCGCGCACCTACGGCGCGCTCCACCAGCGGCATGGTCTGCTCGCCGATCTGCTGACGGATACGGCCGAGGATCATCACCTCGAAGAACAGCGTGCCGATGAAAAAGATCGCGGCCAGCAGATGCACCACATGCAGAACGGAATAACTCATCAGTGCCTCCTCGATGACGGTCAGCCGCGATCATCCCCCATCCGGCGGCCGGCGGACCAGCCGCTGTGCATCAGCGGGTCGACGCGGTGACCCGCGCGCCATCGCGCTCGATGTGCTGGCCCTGCAGAAAGCGGTCATCCGAAGTGCGGATGCGGGCGATGCTGCCATCCTCGCGCTTGACCACATACAGCGTCTGCTCCAGCCCGGCGGCCTGCTGCGTGCCCTGCCCCATCAGATAACCGACTCCGCCACCGATCAGCGCCCCGATCGGGCCGCCCGCTGCGGCCCCGATCATGAAGCCGCTGAGCCCACCGAACCCGCCACCGACGGCGCGGTCCTTGTGCACTTCCAGAATCTCGTCCGCACTGGCCAGTCCGCTTGCCAGGATTGCCGCTGCCGCCACCAGAACCTTTGCGCTTTTCATGTAATGCTCCTGTCGTGATTGATTTGCCGCCAAGGCTTCACTTCAGGAAGCGTGCCGCTTTTTACTCCTTTTAAATCAAAAAGATACGCATTAAATGGTTGTGAAAACCCAATCGCACAGGGTGTTATTTACCCCTTCACCAGTAAAATAAACCACACCTCAGCGAACGAACGGTCTAGGCTGGTTTACCGATAACGAGGAGGTCTGGTGATGATTCTGTGCAAACGCGCCTATGCACCCGCCGAGGTCACGGACGGCCGCCGGATACTGGTCGATCGGCTATGGCCGCGGGGCTGCGATCGTCAAGGGCTGGCGCTGGAGGCCTGGCTGGCAGATCTGGCGCCATCGACCGAGCTGCGCAGGGCGTTCAAGAACGGCACGCTGAACTTCGCCGAGTTCCGCCGGCGCTACCGCAGCGAGCTGGCGGCGCATCCGGAGCACTGGTGGCCACTGCTGGAGATGACCGAAGGGGGCACCCTGACGCTGGTCTACGCGGCTCGGGATGAGCACGAGAACAACGCACGGGTACTGGCCGAATGGCTGGAGCAGGAGGGTGAGCGGCTGAACCGCCCGAGCTCGCCGGCCTGCATGGCCGGCGAGTTCGATCGCGGCCTCAGCGGCGACGATTGACCGTCATTGCGGCGCGAATCAGGTCCGCACCGATTTCGGCCTCGTAGGTTTTCCATACCGGCAGCATCTGCTCGCGCCAGGCCTGGCGTTCTTCCGGCGTGAGGGTGATCAGCTGGCTGCTGCCGCTGGCCAGGATGCGATCGCGGTCGCGCCGATTGACCGCCGCAGCCTCGCGATTCACCGCCTGGGTGACCTCGAGAATGATGCCCTCCAGCTCCGAACGCACGGCGAACGGCATGCTCAGCCAGAATTCGTTGTTGGTGATCAGCATGTAGTCGAGCACACCGTGGTTGGTTTCGGTGATGTACGGCTGAACGCTGTGCATGTTCTGGCTGAGGATGTTCGACCAGGGGTTCTCGGCCCCCTGCACCACGCCGCCCTTGAGCGACTCGTAGACCTTGGCGAACGGCAGCACCACCGACTTGGCACCGACCGCCGCGAACTGCGCCTCGAGCACCGGCGAGGGCTGGATACGGAAGGCCAGACCCGCCGCATCGCTCGGCTTGCGCAGCGGCGCCGTGGCCGAGAGCTGCTTCAGGCCGTTGTTCCAGTAGGCCAGGCCGTAGACGCCGTGATCGGCCATGGAGCGCAGCAGCTGGCGCGCGGCCTCGCGCTTCTGGAAACGCTGCAGCGCCTCGGCGTCATCGAACAGGAACGGCAGATCGAACACTTGCAGTTTCTTGGTGTAGGGCGCGAACTTCGACATCGACGGCGCCAGCAGCTGCACCTTGTTGTCGAACAGCGCCTGCATCTCGTCGGCGTCGCCCACCAGCGTCGAGTTCGGATAGACCTCGACCTTCACCTTGCCGGCCATACGCTCCTCGACCAGCTGCTTGAGCAACAACGCCCCCTTGCCCTTGGGGGTGTCGTCCGCCACCACGTGGGCGAACTTAATGACGATCGGCCCGCCTTCGGCAGCCATCATGGGAGCACTCAACCAATACAGGGCTGCGACCAGCGCAGCGACACAAGACTTGTACATCCAACCCCCAATGGGAAAAGCCCGAAGGCGCCTCGTGAGCACCGTCCGAGTGGTGTTTGCAATTCGATATGGTTCAGCCGGCGCCGGGTGTGGCGAGGCTGGGGTACAGCGAGGGGACCAGTGCACCGCGAGCGGAGCCGCAGGCTGGTCTTTATTGGAATGGCGGTGACCGATAGGTACGGGTTGGACCCGACGGTCACCGAGCCGCGCAGTTTTGGCCATCGACGGCTCTGGCACAAGGGTTGAAGCTCCAACCAGCTCTCAAAACCGCACATTGCATCCATCGGCCGGACCGAACTTTCTCGTCACGCCCCCTTCTACTGGCAACCACCCGCCACCGGCCAACGCCATGCCCCCCGAGCAAGCGAACCCGCAAACTGCCGTGACCGACTGCCTAATCGTCGGCGGCGGTCCCGCCGGCCTCACCGCCGCGCTGTACCTGGCGCGCTTCCGACGCAGCTGTCTGGTGGTCGATGCCGGCAGCAGCCGCGCCGCGTGGATACCGCGGTCGCGCAACTACCCGGGCTTTCCACCGGGCATCAGCGGCAACGACCTGCTGGCCAGGCTGCGCGAACAGGCCGCTGGCTATGGCGCACGCCTGGAGCACGGCCTGGTCGAGCACATCGAGCCGCATGTCGAGGGCTTCAGCGTGCGTTACGGCGAGCGCAGCTGCATCACCCGGCGGATCATCCTCGCCACCGGTATCGAGGACCGGCTGCCGGACATGCCCGACATCGAGCCGGCCATTCACGCCGGCAAGGTGCGGCTGTGCGCGATCTGCGATGGCTATGAGGTCGACGGCGACAACGTCGCCGTGTATGGCGAAGCGGAAAGCGCCATCACCCACGCAGTGTTCCTGCGCACCTTCACCGACCGGGTCACCGTGGTGGTGCACGGCGACCAGGCGGCATGCGAACAGGCCATCGCCCTGGCCGAGCACTACGCCATCCGCGTGATCGGCGACCGGGTCGAATCCATGCAGCCCTGCGAGAACGGCATCGACCTGCTGACCTGCCGCGGCGAGCGGCACAATTTCGACATCATCTACCCCAGCCTGGGCGCACGCTTTCGCTCGGAGCTGGCGCTGCAGCTGGGTCTGGACTGCGACGAATGCGGCGGTGTGAAGGTGGACCAGCACCTGCAGACCTCGCTGCGCGGCCTCTATGCCATCGGTGACGTGACCCTGGGCCTGAAGCAGATCAGCGTCGCCATCGGCCAGGCCGCGCAGGCCGCGACCGCGGTGCACAACAGCCTGGAGGCCAACCCCTGGGGCGGCTCGCGCCAGGCCGCGGACCAACCCGGCGCCGCGACCGCCCAGAACGACAACGAAAGCCTTCCCGATCAACCTTGACGGGCGGCCGAGGGTCTAGGCTTATACAAGCCTCGCCTGGAGCCTCCCAATGTCCCTCAGTGTCTTCGACCTGTTCAAGATCGGTATCGGCCCGTCCAGCTCGCACACGGTGGGCCCGATGCGCGCCGCCCTGCGCTTTGCCGAAGGCCTGCGCCGTGACGAGCAGCTGGCAGCGACCCGCGCCATCAAGGTCGAGCTGTACGGCTCGCTCGGCGCTACCGGCAAGGGCCACGGCAGCGACAAGGCCGTGCTGCTCGGGCTGGAGGGCGAACATCCCGAATCGGTGGATACCGACAGCATCCCGGCGCGCCTGGCGACGATCCGCGAGCGTGGCGAACTGCGCCTGCTCGGCGAGCACCCGATCCCGTTCGACAGCCGGGCGCAGCTGGCCTTCATCCGCCGGCCGCTGCCCTTCCACCCCAACGGCCTGATCTTCCGCGCCTTCGACGCCGCCGGCCTGCAGCTCTGTAGCCGCGAGTACTACTCGGTGGGTGGCGGATTCGTGGTCGACGAACAGGCCGCCGGCAGCGATCGCATCGTCGAGGACGCCACCGCACTGGCCTACCCCTTTCGCAGCGCTGCCGAGCTGCTCGATCACTGTGCTGCCCATGGGCTGTCCATCAGCCAGCTGATGCTCGCCAACGAGGCCGCCTGGCGGCCGGAAGCAGAGACCCGCAGTGGCCTGCTGCGTATCTGGCAGGTCATGCAGGACTGCGTCGATGCCGGCTGCCGTACCGAAGGCGTGATGCCCGGCGGCCTCAAGGTGCGTCGCCGCGCGGCGGGCCTGTATCGCCAGCTCAGCGAACACCCCGAGGCCAACCTGCGCGATGCGCTCAACGTGCTCGACTGGGTCGATCTCTATGCGCTGGCGGTCAACGAGGAAAACGCCAGCGGCGGGCGCGTGGTCACGGCGCCCACCAATGGCGCGGCGGGCATCATTCCGGCCCTGCTGCATTACTACATGCGCTTCGTCCCGGGTGCGGACGAGGACGGCGTGGTGCGCTTCCTGCTCACCGCCGCCGCCATCGGCATCCTCTACAAGGAGAACGCTTCGATTTCCGGCGCCGAGGTGGGCTGCCAGGGCGAGGTAGGCGTGGCCTGTTCGATGGCTGCCGGCGCGCTGTGCGAAGTGCTCGGCGGCACGCCACAACAGGTCGAGAACGCCGCCGAGATCGGCATGGAACACAACCTCGGGCTGACCTGCGACCCGGTCGGCGGGCTGGTGCAGGTGCCCTGCATCGAGCGCAACGCCATGGGTGCGGTGAAGGCGATCAACGCCGCGCGCATGGCCTTGCGCGGCGATGGCCGGCACTTCATCTCGCTGGACAAGGTGATCCGCACCATGCGCCAGACCGGCGCCGACATGAAGAGCAAGTACAAGGAAACCGCCCGCGGCGGTCTGGCGGTGAACATCATCGAGTGCTGAGGACATGGGCCGCGCCACGCGAGCCGGCCGCACAGTAATCGCGTGCGCAAAGCCTTATCATCCGTTCGGCAGCGATGGACTCCCTGCTTCGTTCTGCTGTCTGCCCTTTAATGCCCGGAAGTCCCAATGCACCCGAGGATTCGATGAGTACCAGCCCTGAGCCGTCCGTGCCGAAGAACAGCAACCTGACCCGCAGCACGCTGCAGTTTCCCGTGGTCGGTATCGGCGCCTCGGCAGGCGGACTCAAGGCGCTGATGACGCTGTTCGAACACATGCCGAAAGATTGCGGCATGGCCTTCGTGGTGATCATGCACCTCTCGCCCAAACACGAGAGCAAGGCCGACCAGATCCTGCAGAAGGCGACCCGCATGCCGGTGCTGCAGGTCACCCAGCCGACGCCCATCGAGCGTAACCACATCTACGTGATTCCCCCGGCGCTGGACCTGTCGATGAACGACGGCTACCTGCGCCTGACCGAGCCGCAGCGCGAGCGCGGCGTGCAGGTGGCCATCGACCTGTTCTTCCGCACGCTGGCCGACACCCACCACACCCACGCCATCGGCATCGTGCTTTCCGGCAGCGGTGCCGACGGTTCGGTGGGGCTGTCGCGCATCAAGGAACAGGGCGGCATCACCCTGGCGCAGGAACCCGGCGATGCGGAGTTCGAGTCGATGCCGCGCAGCGCTATCGAAACCGGCATGGTCGACATCGTTCTGCCGGTGGCCGACATCGCGCAGAAGCTGGTCGAACTGCGCCGCAACATGCAGACGCTGCTCGAGCAGTTCCGCCCGGTGCCGGCGCCCGAGGACGGCGAGCACCCCGCGGTCGAGCCGGGCGAGATGTACTACATCCAGGCGCAACCCCAGTCCAAGCCCAACGAGCTGGCGCTGCGCGAGATCCTCGCCGCGCTGCGCACCCGCACCGGCCACGATTTCCGCCATTACAAGCTGGCCACGGTGCTGCGCCGCATCGAACGGCGCATGCAGGTCAATGCCCTGCCCGACATGCCCAGCTATGCCCGGTACCTGCAGGGCAACCCGGAGGAAACCCCGGCACTGCTGGCCGACATGCTGATCGGCGTGACCAACTTCTTCCGCGACCGCGAGGCCTTCGAGGCGCTGGAACGCGACATCATCCCCGTGCTGTTCGAGCAGAAGCTCGCCACCGATGACCGCGCTCTGCGTGTCTGGGCCGCGGCCTGCTCCACCGGCGAGGAAGCCTATTCGCTGGCCATGCTGCTCACCGACCAGGCCGCCCACAGCGGGGTCGACATCCAGACCCAGCTGTTCGCCACCGACATCGACGATCGCGCCCTGGAAACCGCGCGCGCCGGCGTCTACCCCGAGGCCATCGTCACCGACGTCACCCCGGCCCGACTGCGCCAGTACTTCGTCAAGGATCAGAACCAGCTGCGCCTGCAGAAGGAGCTGCGCGAGCGAATCCTCTTCGCCCGTCCCAACATCCTGCGCGACCCGCCATTCTCGCGGCTCGACCTGATCTCCTGCCGCAACCTGATGATCTACCTGGACCGCGACATCCAGATCGAAGTGCTGCGCATGTTCCACTTCGCCCTCAACCCCGGTGGCTACCTGTTTCTCGGCAGCTCCGAAACCGCCGACGTCTGCAGCCAGCTGTTCACCGCGGTGGACAAGAAGAACCGCATCTACCGCGCCAAGGAAGTGGGCTCCTCGCTGCGCCGCGCGCCCCTCGGCCCGGTGCACGGCTTCACCCTCAGCACGCCGCCGCGCCCGCCGTTCAGCGAGCCGCACCGGCGCCACCGCAAGTTCTCCTTCGCCGACGTGCACCAGCGCGCGCTCGAGCAGTACGCGCCGCCCAGCGTCATCGTCAACCAGGAGGCGGAGATCGTGCACATGTCCGACCGCGCCGGGAACTTCCTGCGCTATGTCGGCGGCGAGCCCTCACTGAACCTGACCACCCTGGTGCATCCCCAATTGCGCCTCGAACTGCGCACCGCGCTGTACCAGGCCGCCCATACCGGCAAGAGCGTGGAGGCACGGCGCGTGCGTCTGGAACGCGACGGCCGCAGCTACTACGTGAACATGGTGGTGCGCCCGTTCCGCGACAACGAGGCAGGCAGCGACTACATGCTGGTGCTGTTCGACGAAGTGGAAGCCTTCATGGACAGCAGCACGCTGGAGGATCCGGACACCAAGGACAGCGTCCTGACCCAGCTCGAGGCGGAACTGCAGCACACCAAGGAGCGCCTGCAGATCACCATGGAGCACTCGGAAACCTCCACCGAGGAACTGCGCGCCTCCAACGAGGAGCTGCAGGCGATCAACGAGGAATTGCGCTCGGCCACCGAGGAGCTGGAAACCAGCAAGGAAGAGCTGCAGTCGATCAACGAAGAGCTCACCACCGTCAACTACGAGCTCAAGAGCAAGGTCGACGAGACCAGCAAGATCAACGACGACCTGCAGAACCTGATCTCCTCCACTGACATCGCCACGGTCTTCGTCGACCGCAAGATGCGCATCAAGTGGTTCACCCCGCGTGCCAGGGACATCTTCAACGTGATCGGCAACGATGCCGGCCGCTCGCTGTTCGACATCACCCACCGCCTGGACTACCCGCTGCTGGCCAAGGACGCCGCCGAAGCCTTCGAAGAGCTGCACCTGGTCGAGCGCGAGGTGCGCGACCGCGAGGGCCAGCACTGGTACCTGGCGCGCTTCCTTCCCTATCGCACGCTGGACGACCGCATCGAAGGCGCCGTGCTGACCTTCATCGACATCACCGACCGCCGCCGGGCCGAGGAAGAGCTACGCGCCGGCGAAGCCCACCTCAAGCTGCTGGCGCAGAGCACCAAGGGCTACGCCATCATCACCCTGGACTGTGACGGCCTGATCACTACCTGGAACTGCGGTGCCGAGCTGATCCTGGGTTACCGCGAAACCGAAGTGCTCGGCCAGACGGTGGACATCATCTACACCGAGCAGGATCGCCAGGCCGGTGTTCCGGAAGCCGAACGCCAGCGCGCACTGCAACATGGGCAGGCCACGGACGAGCGCTGGCACGCCCGCCGCGATGGCAGTCGGTGCTTCCTCAGCGGCCTGCTCAATCCACTGGTGGATGGTACGGGCAAGGTCATCGGCTTCGCCAAGATCGCCCGCGACCTCACCGAGGAACGCCAGCGCAGCTCCGAACAGCAGAACGAACTGGAGAGTGTGCAGGCGGCCAACCTGCAGAAGGACCAGTTCTTCGCCGTACTCTCCCACGAGCTGAAGCACCCGTTGAACCTCATCCAGCTCAACACCGACCTGGTCGCCCGCTCTCAGGCGGTGAAGAACAACCCGAGCCTGCACAAGGCGACGCAGTCGATCCAGAACGCGGTGCGCAGCCAGTCGCGGATCATCGACGACCTGATGGATGTCTCGCGTATCCGCACCGGCAAGCTCAAGCTGCACTTCGCCACGCTGCGCTATCAGGACGTGCTGCGCGGCATCGAAGCGG harbors:
- a CDS encoding TRAP transporter substrate-binding protein, with product MYKSCVAALVAALYWLSAPMMAAEGGPIVIKFAHVVADDTPKGKGALLLKQLVEERMAGKVKVEVYPNSTLVGDADEMQALFDNKVQLLAPSMSKFAPYTKKLQVFDLPFLFDDAEALQRFQKREAARQLLRSMADHGVYGLAYWNNGLKQLSATAPLRKPSDAAGLAFRIQPSPVLEAQFAAVGAKSVVLPFAKVYESLKGGVVQGAENPWSNILSQNMHSVQPYITETNHGVLDYMLITNNEFWLSMPFAVRSELEGIILEVTQAVNREAAAVNRRDRDRILASGSSQLITLTPEERQAWREQMLPVWKTYEAEIGADLIRAAMTVNRRR
- a CDS encoding CopD family copper resistance protein, which codes for MSYSVLHVVHLLAAIFFIGTLFFEVMILGRIRQQIGEQTMPLVERAVGARSRVVLHWVVLFVYGAGIGLAWYHRQALANPFASSFATQLTLKIVLAVGVFLTFGLVAVLLRKGRMTPARYRTLHWAIFLQMIGIVLLAKGMFYLHW
- a CDS encoding L-serine ammonia-lyase, which translates into the protein MSLSVFDLFKIGIGPSSSHTVGPMRAALRFAEGLRRDEQLAATRAIKVELYGSLGATGKGHGSDKAVLLGLEGEHPESVDTDSIPARLATIRERGELRLLGEHPIPFDSRAQLAFIRRPLPFHPNGLIFRAFDAAGLQLCSREYYSVGGGFVVDEQAAGSDRIVEDATALAYPFRSAAELLDHCAAHGLSISQLMLANEAAWRPEAETRSGLLRIWQVMQDCVDAGCRTEGVMPGGLKVRRRAAGLYRQLSEHPEANLRDALNVLDWVDLYALAVNEENASGGRVVTAPTNGAAGIIPALLHYYMRFVPGADEDGVVRFLLTAAAIGILYKENASISGAEVGCQGEVGVACSMAAGALCEVLGGTPQQVENAAEIGMEHNLGLTCDPVGGLVQVPCIERNAMGAVKAINAARMALRGDGRHFISLDKVIRTMRQTGADMKSKYKETARGGLAVNIIEC
- a CDS encoding DUF488 domain-containing protein, which produces MILCKRAYAPAEVTDGRRILVDRLWPRGCDRQGLALEAWLADLAPSTELRRAFKNGTLNFAEFRRRYRSELAAHPEHWWPLLEMTEGGTLTLVYAARDEHENNARVLAEWLEQEGERLNRPSSPACMAGEFDRGLSGDD
- a CDS encoding acyl-CoA dehydrogenase family protein, giving the protein MNFAYSPRVEALRQQLQAFMDDHIVPRIGAWHAEVAAGQYPVSFMEDLKALAREEGLWNLFLPSLGEDEPGTGLSNLEYAPLAEIMGRVHWASEVFNCNAPDTGNMELLHMFATPEQRERWLKPLLEGEIRSAFAMTEPDVPSSDATNIQTLIRRDGDDYVINGRKWFITNASHPNCKLLIVMGKTDPDAETHQQQSMILVPFDTPGVELVRNIPVMNHIAPEGHSELLLKNVRVPASNLLGREGDGFMMAQARLGPGRIHHCMRSIGMAELALELMVERCQERKAFGKYLQQYSNVADWIAESRIEIEQARLLVLKTAWMIDEVGAKAARKEISMIKALVPRMHTSVVDRAIQVYGAMGLTPDTPLADMWTGGRALRFADGPDQVHLRSIAKMEIKVSEASRGATAAYLTPPGRH
- a CDS encoding NAD(P)/FAD-dependent oxidoreductase; this translates as MPPEQANPQTAVTDCLIVGGGPAGLTAALYLARFRRSCLVVDAGSSRAAWIPRSRNYPGFPPGISGNDLLARLREQAAGYGARLEHGLVEHIEPHVEGFSVRYGERSCITRRIILATGIEDRLPDMPDIEPAIHAGKVRLCAICDGYEVDGDNVAVYGEAESAITHAVFLRTFTDRVTVVVHGDQAACEQAIALAEHYAIRVIGDRVESMQPCENGIDLLTCRGERHNFDIIYPSLGARFRSELALQLGLDCDECGGVKVDQHLQTSLRGLYAIGDVTLGLKQISVAIGQAAQAATAVHNSLEANPWGGSRQAADQPGAATAQNDNESLPDQP
- a CDS encoding chemotaxis protein CheB; translated protein: MSTSPEPSVPKNSNLTRSTLQFPVVGIGASAGGLKALMTLFEHMPKDCGMAFVVIMHLSPKHESKADQILQKATRMPVLQVTQPTPIERNHIYVIPPALDLSMNDGYLRLTEPQRERGVQVAIDLFFRTLADTHHTHAIGIVLSGSGADGSVGLSRIKEQGGITLAQEPGDAEFESMPRSAIETGMVDIVLPVADIAQKLVELRRNMQTLLEQFRPVPAPEDGEHPAVEPGEMYYIQAQPQSKPNELALREILAALRTRTGHDFRHYKLATVLRRIERRMQVNALPDMPSYARYLQGNPEETPALLADMLIGVTNFFRDREAFEALERDIIPVLFEQKLATDDRALRVWAAACSTGEEAYSLAMLLTDQAAHSGVDIQTQLFATDIDDRALETARAGVYPEAIVTDVTPARLRQYFVKDQNQLRLQKELRERILFARPNILRDPPFSRLDLISCRNLMIYLDRDIQIEVLRMFHFALNPGGYLFLGSSETADVCSQLFTAVDKKNRIYRAKEVGSSLRRAPLGPVHGFTLSTPPRPPFSEPHRRHRKFSFADVHQRALEQYAPPSVIVNQEAEIVHMSDRAGNFLRYVGGEPSLNLTTLVHPQLRLELRTALYQAAHTGKSVEARRVRLERDGRSYYVNMVVRPFRDNEAGSDYMLVLFDEVEAFMDSSTLEDPDTKDSVLTQLEAELQHTKERLQITMEHSETSTEELRASNEELQAINEELRSATEELETSKEELQSINEELTTVNYELKSKVDETSKINDDLQNLISSTDIATVFVDRKMRIKWFTPRARDIFNVIGNDAGRSLFDITHRLDYPLLAKDAAEAFEELHLVEREVRDREGQHWYLARFLPYRTLDDRIEGAVLTFIDITDRRRAEEELRAGEAHLKLLAQSTKGYAIITLDCDGLITTWNCGAELILGYRETEVLGQTVDIIYTEQDRQAGVPEAERQRALQHGQATDERWHARRDGSRCFLSGLLNPLVDGTGKVIGFAKIARDLTEERQRSSEQQNELESVQAANLQKDQFFAVLSHELKHPLNLIQLNTDLVARSQAVKNNPSLHKATQSIQNAVRSQSRIIDDLMDVSRIRTGKLKLHFATLRYQDVLRGIEAVFAPLAQSENISFESFKPDAPIYIQADPTRLDQIIWNLLNNAWKFSKGGERICMQLEREGGQARLDVIDTGEGISADFLPKVFDMFGQAEMQHAQRAKHGLGIGLALVKQLVEAHNGRIEAYSEGIGRGARFSVWLPVHLQTEFELSDLANADAAGGLRGIRILLVDDSPDILETMCELLQSEGAEVTTADGGARAIELAEQTPFDVIVSDIGMPEIDGHKMMAIIRQQGANRDTPSIALTGYGTLRDVEKAMAAGFTLHLRKPIDLQALIDAVSQAVH